In Zingiber officinale cultivar Zhangliang chromosome 1A, Zo_v1.1, whole genome shotgun sequence, the DNA window ATTGTGGGCACGCCCTTTGTTTCGTCCGTCGTACGATCCACCTGTAGACCATGCTATATGTCGGTGACGCCATCTTCCAAAAGTATATCCAAATACATATCAGCATTTTGTCGATCGAtcgagcgggatagtcgctcgaCTGAATACTCCTCTGCTCGGTCAAGTATTCCTCTGTTTAACTGCTCTTTCTTGGGACGATGAGTCTAGATAATATGTTCATACCAGAGCGAAATAGAGATCCGATCATCTACATGCATCTTCACTTGACTCATCCCATTACCAATCGGACAACTCATGCCCAGTCAACTTTTGATGTAGAACTTCGCTCGGTTACCATTTAACAAACTCGTTGATCCTCTTATATTGATCTTTTTAATTTTGACCTTCATATCGATTGTTATTTTCTTTGGATCCGCACTTTCTGGATTCCCTTTATCACCGGGATTTGCCGATTTCTTCGGTTAAGAAAAAAATCACGGAGCGTGATTAAAGACGCAGACTGCAATTACATGTTGACTTCGAGATTGTACAAGCAAGTAATGGGAAGGTTCATATACAGGGAATCAGACAGCGACGGAGGCCTGAAACCGACGACCGATAGGGAGAAGGAATCAAAGTGAATGCATGACGATGCGATTGCGATGGATTTGTTTTGCATGACGATGCGATTGCGATGGATTTGTTGAGAAGACCGGCAGCCATTAACGTCCTTCTCACTGCCAATAATAGTTTATTGGGCACATTTGCTTGAGCTCCTCCAGAGTCGTCTCCTTTTGGGGATAAGCCTCGTCGTCAGACTTGAGGAGGTCCATCTCGGCTGTATTGGGACTGCGAGGTCGTGTACCCGGATGATGATGCAAAGTTTGACGAcgtcatgctcatgctcatgctaaTCGCCGCCCTGCGCATCAGCCGGAGGTCGTCGTCTTCCTCATCGTCCACGGGGCCGGCGGGCCACACGAAGGCAGGCTTCCCGGCCGGCACTGTGGGCGGCGGCACCGACCGGGAGAGGATCTGGAGGATGGTCTCCGTCTTGGGACGATCGGACGGGATTGGGTGGCTGCAGGCGAGGCCGAGAAGGAGGAGGCGCTCGGCGTCCTTCGCGTCGAAATCGCCGGCGAGGCGCGGGTCGACGGCGTCGAGGATGTGGCCGTCGCCGTGGAGCTTCCAGACCGAGTCGGTGAGGAACTGTCCGTTGTCGCCGCGGGGGCGGCGGCCGCAGACGACCTCGAGGACGACAGCCCCGAAGCCGAAGACATCGGAGGTGCGCGTGGCCTTGCCGGTGTGGAAGCACTCAGGAGCGATGTAGCCCAGCGTGCCGGGGACGCCGGCTAGCTCCAGCTCGGCGTAGGAGGTTTTGTCGATCTCCAGCGCGCGCGCGAGGCCAAAGTCGCCGAGGCGCGCACCGAAGCCGGCGTCGAGCATAACGTTGGAGGACTTGAGGTCGCGGTGGATCACAAGCTGGTCGTACTCCTCGTGGAGGTAGTGCAGCGCCGACCCCACCCCGGCCACGATATTGTAGCGCCGCTCCCACCCCAGCAGAGGCCGGTGGTCGTCGCCGCCGTAGAGGTGCTGATCCAGACTGCCGTTCGGCATGTACTCGTACACCAGAAGCAGAATCCCCTTTTCATGGCACCACCCTGCTTGTTATTAAGAGATCAATTGATCAAATTTTCTACTCGACAAATCGATTTCTCTGCAACACTAATTGAAAGACTCACCGACGAGGGGCACAAGATGCTTGTGGCGGAGGCGATTGATGATGGTGAGCTCCTTGAGGAAGTCATCGGTGCCGCTGCTTCCCCTGGAAAACTTCTTCACCGCCAGGTCGCGGTTCTCTCCCGGTAAAACCCCCCTGTAGACCACCCCGAACCCACCTTGCCCAAGCTTCATCTTCTCGTCGAAGTTCCTCGTCGCCCTCCGCAGTTCCTTGAACTCGAACTCCCTCGGCGTCCCTGGCAGGCTCCTGAGCGTCCCCGCCACCACCGCCCTCGAGTCCACGCCCCTCACGCTCCGCCGCCTCATGTACACCCATACCACCACCCCTACAACAAGCGCCAACCCGACTAACGCTGCGGCGCCGATCACCGCCCCCAACTTCCACCCCGAGAGAGCGCCGTTGTCATCATCCGGCAAGATCTCCACCGTCAGATTCCACGCCAGCACGCAGTTGAGCTGGTAAGTCTCCCCAGTCGACCCGGTGAAGCCGAAGAAAGAGCGCTGATTCAGGAACTCGCTTAGATCCAGAGACGCTTGCAGCGCCGGAGACGCCGGCTTCGGATTTCCAACGACGGCCATGTACAACCGGATCGCTCGCGCGCCACCATCGTAGTTGATCCACACCGTGTAGTTGGTCGCGTTGACGGGGGCGATCTCGATGTCGAGGCGCGTCAGATTGGCCGTGACATTGGAGACGACGCCGTTGATATCGAGGCCGACGTGGTTGTCGTCAGGGTCCTCGACGCTGCTGTCCATCACGGTGTCCAGCTCCAAGGCGACGAATTGGTTGGTCGAGAGGCCGTTTAGGGTCGCGTTGGTGAGGCCGAGGTAGGCCCCGTCGCTGCCGGGCGGCGGACCGTCGAGGGAGCGCGCAATAACGAAGGCGAGACCGTCGCCGGGGATGTCCCCGTTCGGGCGGTAGACGTTGATGTTGAAGGAAGTGTTGAAGGAAGCGACGCGCCGGGAGGCGTTGGCGGTGGCGGTGGCGGGGAGGTCCTCCCAGAGTTTGAAGGAGCGGGTGAGGAAGACGTTTCCTGATTTGTTGATGAGGTAGTTGGCGTTGTTGACGGTGTCGGGGGTGAGCTGGAGGGCACCCTGGCTGAAGCCGGCGTCCTGGAGGAGGAGGAGATTGCTGCCGTTGACCACGTTGAAGAAGGAGGGGAAAACGAAGGAAACTGAGTTGGAGGTGTTTGCGGGGACGGCATCGGAGTCGGCCTGGGAGAGCGCAGGTAATACCAGGTAGAGGCAGAAAACAGCCGCAAGGAGGATACGATGGCAACGGCGGCGGCGGAGGGGAAGGCAAGCGGTGGCGTCGCCCATCAGAAGAGGATTAGGGCGGAGCAGCGGAAGGAGCGATCTGAGGCTAATACTTCTAGAGTAAGTATTAACATATAAAGACTTAAGTATGTGCTGTATTAGCATGATGAGACTCAATTGTTTACTCTACCAAACCAGTTGCCAAtatttctattaaaaaaaattaatagatgCTTTCAAATCTGAATAGCATAACTAGCCTTCTTGATCTAGTTCTAAGGGTTCTTTGCTGACCAGGTTTGACCAGATGCAATGTCCCCACAAGAGGCCTGCCCATGACCAATGAGGCGAACCAAGGTGGTGCCCGATGGGATCGGGGTGGCATCTAGCATGTGAGGGAGTTCGAAATGGCCTTGGATGGGTGAGGGAGGGCTAACAAAACAACCTTTGGTCGAGTTAAGCTTCTCACTCCCAAAGAATCTAAATAAACGCGTCCTTCTCAAGTAAACGTGACTTTGTTTATAAAACATGAGTCTCATAGTAGAGACGTGCCTGGCCACAATTACAACTAGGAAAACAAGTCCATGATTCTCTTTAATTTATTCTAAATTATCTTGTAATTGATTAATTATTCCATAATCACCATGTGGAATAAACTATTTTCACATGCATGGTGCCACCGAAGAGGTCTGTACTGTGGAACAAAGTAGCAACCTTCCACCATGAAGAAGTTTAATGGAAGCCTCGCTGAAAGCAGAGTCTCAGATCAGTGAATATTTTATTCCACAAGACCTTCTAACTGATCAAAATCAAACTGTTGTCATGAATGAGCTAAGATGGTTAGGAGCAAGGGCCATCTGCTCTGTTTATGTACAGTTCAATTGCTAAGGCAAAGAGGTCAGCAAGAACAATTTATTCCAAATTGTTCTTGTGGAATCAGACCTTTGACTTTGACTTTGCAAGGGTCTTGCGGTCAATCATCAGATCGAGTTGATATATTGTATATATAGCAACTACTACAACAGAAGCTGGAGAAGACCAGCATCATGCTGGTGGAAGATTCTCAAATAGAAGTAGGAAGAACCAATGAAACAAAATGATTCTATAGACCATTAATAGCAAATTATAGTAGAGAGAACAATCTAAAAAAACTGGACAAAGAATGGATGCCACTCAGATCTATATTTTATGTATGTATGATGATGAATGGAGCTAGAATATCTTCAAAAATCAGGGTGATTGGTAGGTGTAACCAGAGAAAGAGATGTAGTTAGACGTCAGAAGTAGGACTAGCAATATGATGGCTAGTATAGCCCACATCCATGTGGTCATCATCTTCCTCTTGCCCTTCTTACGAAGTGATGAGGGAATAGGTTGCACCTTGTTGAATTGCTTTAAAGCAGGTACTGGCATTGAAGGTTTTTGTAATGCAAGAGTTTCTCTGATATTGAGTTCCTGAGTAGTTTGAGTACTTTCAATAGATGCTGCAGTGTGTTCCTCAGAACCATTAATTGAAATTCTTTTTTCAACTGCAAGACCTTTCTTTTTCTGCTTCTTTGATCGGTTCTGTAGAGATGCAAGCATTGTTGTGGTTATGAAAAGGCAGTGCAAAATTTATATTAGAAAAAGCTATTTGCAAGCTCGGTATTGAACAAGGCTGATACCTTCTCCCTCTGTTCAGCTTCCTTCTGTGCTCGGAATTCGGCTCTGGCCTGCGCCTTCTCAGCtagtcttctttttctttcttctgccTCTTTGAATTTTGCAATTTGCTCTAAACGATGCAGTTCTTTTAACTCAGCTGCAGTCTTTTCTTTCCTcaattcttcttccttcttagcCAATTCTTCTGCCTTTTTTTTGAGCTCCTCTTCCTTCTAAGCGTGCTGTTCATGTTGGATTTAACATATTGCATGCGGAACTCCTCATCATTGTTCCACATAGCCATTGCATTTTCAACCTACAGTTTGTGGAAATACGTTTCAGACAAATATGTCATGTCTTTGGGGAAAGGAAAACTAATAACGTATACCTGTTTGCTACAGTGTGACAGGAGTCCACGTAAATCTCTTGAAGACAAATACCTTTCTGCAGATATCTGATCACTCTTGTACAGGTTAAAATGTTTATTCTGAAGATAGTGCAAAGAAACGTCTTAATAATCTTTTATACAAGAAATCAGAGTgacaaaataatttctaattaaaataattttcatcaaATGGAGACAGAAAAAGTCTCACATGAGGGAAATTATCCTCATAACGAGCATCTGAGTTCAAAATAACTAAGATGACAAAGTGGAAAAATCAACTATGCATATTTTGTAGTCTAGAGAGATAAATACCGTAACTATGATGTTCCATATAATAAAAAAGATCAAGACATTGGATTGATCTGTTAACCAAATGCATTAAATAGATGTTTCAGTTTTGGCTTGGCAACAACTTGAAGTATGTCAACAAAAATAGTCATAGATAAGCAGACACATGACACAACAAGGGAGCTCATTAAGAGATCCTATCAGAAGAAAAACATTTGACATGACAATAGTGCAAAATTTCATTCAGTTTAAAAAGTATCATTCATGAACAAAATATCTGGACAAAGATCAAATGATATACTCGATCAAACAATCAAGTTGGTGAAGGATTAGAGCTACAAAATTTTCTACAATAAACAGGAAAAGTTTAATCAACTGATATCAGCTAAACCtagcaatgaaaaaaaaaacaccctGATAGCATCTTTGTTCCATGATTCAACGAGATTAACTCTGTGTTCTCAGACTTAAGTAATTCACATCTACGAGATGGTGAGGCTGTAAGGTCCAAGCGGATTATGGCTTGAAAAAGGTTGAGAGAAAATTCATGTGCCAACTAATGTCAAAAGCATGtttggaaaaatattttgtaCATCTCTCGCATCAACACGATATTGATAATAAAATATTCTAATTAATTTGATTTCTTTTACTGAAATCATGCAAGGTTCAAAAAAAAAGAGGGTGAGGAAGTTCTCATGAAGATAAAAGGCATTCTACTCAAAAGCTTTTCTTATGTAGGGTATAACAAGAGTTAATACACACTTTTGTTATCACTGCAAGACTACTCAAATCATTTAGTTGCGGCAACCATAATTCTATAACAAAGACCATATATAGTTCCGGCAAAACATGCAGCAACACTGTGCATTTAAGTTCAAAAAAGGAAAATCTACAAATAGAAAAACTATATAATGATCAAATTTAAAGCTATGCATCCTTGGTTCAAAGATTCAGAATCAACTGCAATTTGATAGAAAAGAaataatgaaagaaaaaaaacataCTTTTTCAATTAAGATGTTCTTAAGTGCTAGCCAATGTCCATATGCTTTCTGGCGAAGAGCATCAGCATCCCTGAATTGTTGTTGAAGACCTTTTAAAACTTGCTGTTCTACATCATAATTCTTCCTTGCAGCATTTGCATTACCTTCTGCTTGCAATAACTCAGTTCTAAGAGAATCTAGTTCCTTCTTCAAAAGCTGTAGGGagaaaactgaaatttttgagATGAATAGAAATGGTGGAAAGATTATGATAGTTGATCAAAAATACCTTGAACTGCTCTTCAATCTGTTCCTTACTTTCAAATGTCTCATCTATTTCTTCACTTGAATTCAAATTTGAAGTGAGTTGATCTCTCTGGTGTCTCAACTGTTTAAGCTCATGaatatatttcttttcttctttcaatGGTATGGTTACATGTTGAAGCTCAAATTCCATTGATTGTATCTGAACATAAAAAAAGTTAATTGAAGACAACCAAATCGAAGTGCTAACAGTCACATCACTTTTAAACAACGCCAAATGAAACTCTCTCACCTTAGCATCAAGTTCCTCCACCGAATGCACATTTTTCCACTTGTTTATCATTAATTGCAGAGATTCCATCTGCTGGCGTTTGGCATTAACTGCAGCTCTTGCAACTCTTGTTTCtgcctttgcatcttcaaacttcTTCCAGAAATCATTACATATCACCTAAGGATAAGACAGATAAATCAAGTGTAGATCAGAATAACCTAATGTACAATCATGATCTTATACCTATAAAGTAT includes these proteins:
- the LOC122038866 gene encoding probable L-type lectin-domain containing receptor kinase S.5, with the protein product MGDATACLPLRRRRCHRILLAAVFCLYLVLPALSQADSDAVPANTSNSVSFVFPSFFNVVNGSNLLLLQDAGFSQGALQLTPDTVNNANYLINKSGNVFLTRSFKLWEDLPATATANASRRVASFNTSFNINVYRPNGDIPGDGLAFVIARSLDGPPPGSDGAYLGLTNATLNGLSTNQFVALELDTVMDSSVEDPDDNHVGLDINGVVSNVTANLTRLDIEIAPVNATNYTVWINYDGGARAIRLYMAVVGNPKPASPALQASLDLSEFLNQRSFFGFTGSTGETYQLNCVLAWNLTVEILPDDDNGALSGWKLGAVIGAAALVGLALVVGVVVWVYMRRRSVRGVDSRAVVAGTLRSLPGTPREFEFKELRRATRNFDEKMKLGQGGFGVVYRGVLPGENRDLAVKKFSRGSSGTDDFLKELTIINRLRHKHLVPLVGWCHEKGILLLVYEYMPNGSLDQHLYGGDDHRPLLGWERRYNIVAGVGSALHYLHEEYDQLVIHRDLKSSNVMLDAGFGARLGDFGLARALEIDKTSYAELELAGVPGTLGYIAPECFHTGKATRTSDVFGFGAVVLEVVCGRRPRGDNGQFLTDSVWKLHGDGHILDAVDPRLAGDFDAKDAERLLLLGLACSHPIPSDRPKTETILQILSRSVPPPTVPAGKPAFVWPAGPVDDEEDDDLRLMRRAAISMSMSMTSSNFASSSGYTTSQSQYSRDGPPQV